ATTATTACAAAGTAGTGAAAACGACGAGCCATATCTGTGTAATAACGTGTTTCCCAATTTCTTGTGTTTGTGTTGTCAATAACTATTGGGCTGTACCCAGAACAAGCAGCATTATAAGCATTATTATGACACCACTCGTGAGCTTCACTCAATCGACTGGTGTCAAATTGGTACTCATAGCCGTTTGATTCTAAATAAAAGAAATCATCTGCAGAAAAGATCTGTAAAAAAAGATGTAAACATAAAGATGGGCATCAATTTACATACATGTAATTAGacacagtaataataatgtacgTTGTCATGTTTTACAGAAACACAAGGGAAATTTCATGTAAATAATCCCGAATTCATTGGTCATAACTATCAGACCTGAATGCTAATTAGTTGCAATAAATATACCATAGCTCTTTCGAAATTTCTTCATCTGAAcactttcatttttattatcctGAGGACGAAGGAGATATCCAAAACTAAGCAGTTCTGGTGACAAAATTATCACAAAGCAGACTGCCTCGACTAAACCTACAAAAAGATGTACTGATACAAAATTCCTCCACATCCCATTCGTATATCAGCTGTAGACACCATGAATCTTGGCCATTTTCCACTACGATTACATTGATGCAGATGACTTTTTGGCAAGTAGGAATAAAAGAAATCGAATGAATCCTGAGTGGTTTGAAAAACAATGGGATAAGTTCTTTGTTGACAAAATATAGATTGGATTACAGCATGTTCGATGCAGAATTGTGTTGGAGCACGCTGACTAGCTATTTCTTAGCTAATCAGTACTAGAGGATAATTGGAGAGGATTCTAAAATCCTCTCGTGCAAAAACCTGTTTTACAGTGAATTCTACTCCCGTCCAATTTTATAATTTAGAGCATAAGTTCGTTTCTGTTCAACTGTGTTCCGAATTGGGGACTAGTAGAATGAAGTACTGCCCGACTACCAACCAATAGGAGTAACAATTTCATATGAAGAGATTTTAACACAATTGAATGCAGTTTCAATGGTTTGGTGACACTACCTGAACAGAAAGCCACCTAACAAAGAAGCATAATCAATTAAACAACATAGAATCTAGCAAAAACTTGTATCCATTTAAAACAATCAGTAAAACATACACTTTCGATGAAAGTATACCCACCTTAGCCATGGGAAAACGAATTCGGATGCACTCCGACACAAAAGATTTCCCCGAACCAGGTGGTCCGCGTAATATAAACATGAACCGAGACTTAATAATCCAATGTCCCATCTCGTtatccgtaagaaaaggaaatttTACATACTCTTTTATTACTTTCGGACCTCGCAGCGAAGGAGATATAGACTTTAGCTGACCAGGAGTACTGTTATTTGATTTCTCTTTGTGCTTTGAAACTGATTCTTTATGAACAACACTTGTTACATGTTCATCACTGTCATTAATGTTTTCCACTGATATAGGTACGGCTTCATTTTCACATAAAAGTTTTACGTCTGAATCATGAATTGAAGCATCTAATGCGGAGGTTGAATAACATCTGTTAACATTTTGAGGACAGAGAAAATTACATATATTTCCCATACTGTTGATCACCAAACAGTAAGAAGAAGATAATGGATTTTTCTTGGGTAACAGATAACTTGGTAATTCAAACTGTACATATAAAGATCTAGCATAAAAACTGGAAAGTTGcagaatgtaaataaatatatatatatatatatatatatatatatatatatatggctgcAAATAAATTTGTTAAAATTAATCAGAAAAGTGTATTAACTGAGTGCTTACAACAAAATAAATGTTCAATGAATAGTCCTGGTTCATAACGACAGACTTGGAATCAAGCAACTGAAGACTCCCAACTGTTAAAACATAAGAACATTGCACATCAATGTAATGGTACACAATCATACATGAAGCGTAACAAACATTAAATCATGTGTAAAGCAACTGTGAGCTCTTCTATTAATGTTTACGAccattttgcaacctcaagtggtgtcgaTCGATCACATATTCAAAATTTaccaggttctagaacacagacattcTTATCGGCGCCAGACAATGATAGTTCTTCATGatttaaaagcagcatttgaccctgtggcagtgtctgtcattcaACAGTCTaactcagaagtacataaaccttgtgaaggcactttactcgaacactactagtctagtgagagcttatggcgaacggtcatctgatttcgcaacctcaagtggtgttcggtAAGGTTGTCCACTATCCCCGTTtctgttcaatttcatcatagacttaATGCTGAAAACAACGCTCTTGTCGTATGAATTTTCAGGCATCGATGTCTCTCCAGGAGGTCCACATATCAACTCGTTTATCTTTTGCCAACTGACGTCACCTATGGCTCAGGCgatatatccgtctatcaattaagggacgagtatactgtgtgacagttcgttctgtcctactttatggctgcgaaacgtggtcattaagagtagaagatactcgtaagctactaatatttgaccacagatgtcttagaaatattgctcgcatctactgggatcaacgggtaagtaatggtgagattagacgcagggtattagggaacgatggtaaatcagttgatgaggttgtgaatctccatcgactgagatggttgggccacgtgttacgtatgcctgaataccgattaccacgacgcacaatgctgatTATTGTGGACGGTTGGAAGAATATTAGAGGctgtcaaaccaaaacgtggcatcagtccttgaagtcaccaacttctTGTCTGAGCCATGGTGGTAGATACGGACTACTTGGTTtgggtccgcgcgactatcgtaactaatgattgaagactctgggtgacatggctcagaatcgatcatagtggcgtcggtgtatacactttttgtctgcacttaaaccgtgagattggAATTGCTTTATGTCTTTCTtcctacgaactaattttttcttcctgtactatatacTTATACTCAATCTTTCTTTTAGATATTGTcgccat
The genomic region above belongs to Schistosoma haematobium chromosome 2, whole genome shotgun sequence and contains:
- a CDS encoding hypothetical protein (EggNog:ENOG410WINN~COG:L); the protein is MGNICNFLCPQNVNRCYSTSALDASIHDSDVKLLCENEAVPISVENINDSDEHVTSVVHKESVSKHKEKSNNSTPGQLKSISPSLRGPKVIKEYVKFPFLTDNEMGHWIIKSRFMFILRGPPGSGKSFVSECIRIRFPMAKVGILSSKVYVLLIVLNGYKFLLDSMLFN